One Aphelocoma coerulescens isolate FSJ_1873_10779 chromosome 5, UR_Acoe_1.0, whole genome shotgun sequence DNA segment encodes these proteins:
- the MAPK1IP1L gene encoding MAPK-interacting and spindle-stabilizing protein-like isoform X2, with protein MSGTDDFSLADALPDQSPAKTSKVSSTKPGQQPGQPPQGWPASNPWNNPSAPPMTPTGLPPNTSASSVPFGPPPTGMYPSMPPGPPAPFPPPPTGPSCPPPGGPYPPPTVPGPVPPGQYPPPNMPFPELPRPYGGPTEPAAPPAPVGPWGSMPSGAWGPTMGGQYPAPSMPYPPPGPYSAPTQTPGAAPTVPWGTVPPGTWGPSPPGPFPPPTGSYPAPGLYPTPPNPFQVPSGPAGAPSMPGGPHPYR; from the exons ATGTCTGGAACTGATGATTTTTCG TTGGCAGATGCTTTACCAGACCAGTCGCCTGCTAAAACCTCCAAAGTGAGCAGCACCAAGCCTGGCCAGCAGCCCGGGCAGCCTCCGCAGGGCTGGCCGGCTTCCAACCCTTGGAAtaaccccagtgccccccctaTGACTCCAACCGGACTGCCACCAAACACATCGGCTTCCAGCGTGCCCTTCGGACCTCCTCCAACGGGAATGTATCCTTCAATGCCCCCGGGACCGCCTGctccatttcctcctcctcctactggACCCTCCTGCCCTCCTCCTGGTGGTCCATATCCACCCCCAACTGTGCCAGGTCCTGTCCCGCCAGGGCAGTATCCTCCACCAAATATGCCCTTTCCAGAGCTTCCACGACCTTACGGAGGTCCAACAGAGCCAGCTGCACCTCCTGCTCCTGTTGGGCCATGGGGATCCATGCCCTCTGGAGCATGGGGACCAACAATGGGAGGGCAGTATCCTGCTCCCAGCATGCCATATCCACCCCCAGGGCCATATTCCGCTCCTACCCAGACTCCTGGGGCTGCGCCGACAGTACCATGGGGTACGGTCCCGCCTGGAACGTGGGGACCTTCACCGCCCGGGCCATTCCCTCCACCCACAGGATCATATCCAGCTCCAGGACTATATCCTACGCCCCCTAATCCTTTTCAAGTGCCATCTGGTCCTGCTGGTGCTCCATCAATGCCTGGTGGTCCCCAT CCTTACCGCTGA
- the MAPK1IP1L gene encoding MAPK-interacting and spindle-stabilizing protein-like isoform X1, which translates to MVFSLTASGVHEQNTMSGTDDFSLADALPDQSPAKTSKVSSTKPGQQPGQPPQGWPASNPWNNPSAPPMTPTGLPPNTSASSVPFGPPPTGMYPSMPPGPPAPFPPPPTGPSCPPPGGPYPPPTVPGPVPPGQYPPPNMPFPELPRPYGGPTEPAAPPAPVGPWGSMPSGAWGPTMGGQYPAPSMPYPPPGPYSAPTQTPGAAPTVPWGTVPPGTWGPSPPGPFPPPTGSYPAPGLYPTPPNPFQVPSGPAGAPSMPGGPHPYR; encoded by the exons CACAATGTCTGGAACTGATGATTTTTCG TTGGCAGATGCTTTACCAGACCAGTCGCCTGCTAAAACCTCCAAAGTGAGCAGCACCAAGCCTGGCCAGCAGCCCGGGCAGCCTCCGCAGGGCTGGCCGGCTTCCAACCCTTGGAAtaaccccagtgccccccctaTGACTCCAACCGGACTGCCACCAAACACATCGGCTTCCAGCGTGCCCTTCGGACCTCCTCCAACGGGAATGTATCCTTCAATGCCCCCGGGACCGCCTGctccatttcctcctcctcctactggACCCTCCTGCCCTCCTCCTGGTGGTCCATATCCACCCCCAACTGTGCCAGGTCCTGTCCCGCCAGGGCAGTATCCTCCACCAAATATGCCCTTTCCAGAGCTTCCACGACCTTACGGAGGTCCAACAGAGCCAGCTGCACCTCCTGCTCCTGTTGGGCCATGGGGATCCATGCCCTCTGGAGCATGGGGACCAACAATGGGAGGGCAGTATCCTGCTCCCAGCATGCCATATCCACCCCCAGGGCCATATTCCGCTCCTACCCAGACTCCTGGGGCTGCGCCGACAGTACCATGGGGTACGGTCCCGCCTGGAACGTGGGGACCTTCACCGCCCGGGCCATTCCCTCCACCCACAGGATCATATCCAGCTCCAGGACTATATCCTACGCCCCCTAATCCTTTTCAAGTGCCATCTGGTCCTGCTGGTGCTCCATCAATGCCTGGTGGTCCCCAT CCTTACCGCTGA